The Balearica regulorum gibbericeps isolate bBalReg1 chromosome 30, bBalReg1.pri, whole genome shotgun sequence genome includes a window with the following:
- the LOC142598781 gene encoding guanylate-binding protein 1-like, producing the protein MASDIHMPEPVCLIENTQTKGLVVRQEALQVLSEITQPVVVVAITGLYRTGKSYLMNRLAGERKGFSLGSGVQSHTKGIWMWCVPHPCQPGHTLVLLDTEGLGDVEKGDSKNDAWIFVLAVLLSSTLIYNSKGTIDQQAMDQLHYAMKLAGHVKLKAAPKASEDEPEDSEKIVLFLPTFIWAVRDFTLQLELDGEEISEDKYLENALKLKAGSSPETQRYNQPRECIHQFFPHRKCFVFDQPARKGDLVRLEELEDDEIDPDFQQQVEKFCSHVWETSPLKTIPGGHIITGSLLGKLAATYVETIRSGAVPCLESAVLALAKIENTAAVKEAVALYQHLMEQRAKLPTETAEELLELHAQCERETLDLFTARAFEDGISQFREDLMRQVEAIKVKFRKDNEQASRDECQAALKKLFQGMKERISGGVYIASGGYQLFKEDQQALVEKYQQLPGKGVMADAVLQEFLQSTDLLAKFILKIDHFLTWKEKEMKSERDRHERAEQERGNWCNNKIFLSIALNVTLAVLLRKIPVLLK; encoded by the exons ATGGCATCTGACATCCACATGCCGGAGCCTGTCTGCCTCATTGAGAACACCCAGACGAAGGGGCTGGTGGTCCGTCAGGAAGCCCTGCAGGTGCTGTCAGAGATCACCCAgccggtggtggtggtggccaTCACAGGGCTGTACCGCACGGGCAAGTCCTACCTCATGAACAGGCTGGCTGGTGAGAGGAAAG GTTTCTCCCTGGGCTCCGGCGTGCAGTCCCACACCAAAGGTATCTGGATGTGGTGTGTACCTCACCCCTGCCAGCCTGGACACACTCTGGTGCTGCTGGACACCGAAGGACTGGGTGATGTGGAGAAG GGCGACAGCAAGAACGACGCCTGGATCTTTGTGCTGGCCGTCCTGCTCTCCAGCACCCTGATCTACAACAGCAAAGGCACCATTGACCAGCAAGCCATGGACCAGCTGCA CTACGCGATGAAGCTGGCTGGGCATGTCAAGTTGAAAGCAGCACCCAAGGCGAGTGAAGATGAACCGGAGGATTCAGAAAAAATTGTCCTCTTCCTCCCGACTTTCATCTGGGCTGTCCGGGATTTCaccctgcagctggagctggatgGGGAGGAAATCTCTGAGGACAAATACTTGGAGAACGCACTGAAGTTAAAGGCTG GCAGCAGCCCGGAGACCCAACGCTACAACCAGCCCCGGGAATGCATCCACCAGTTCTTTCCGCATCGCAAGTGCTTTGTTTTTGACCAGCCGGCCAGAAAGGGGGACCTGGTCCGCTTGGAGGAGCTTGAGGATGATGAGATCGATCCTGACTTCCAGCAGCAGGTGGAGAAATTCTGCAGCCACGTCTGGGAAACGTCTCCACTTAAGACCATCCCCGGTGGCCACATCATAACAGGGAGCT tgctggggaaaCTGGCAGCGACCTACGTGGAGACCATCCGGAGCGGGGCAGTGCCGTGCCTGGAGAGCGCAGTGCTCGCCCTGGCAAAGATTGAGAACACAGCGGCAGTGAAAGAGGCCGTGGCGTTGTACCAGCATCTGATGGAGCAGCGGGCGAAGCTGCCGACGGAGactgctgaggagctgctggagctgcacgCCCAGTGTGAGCGGGAGACACTGGACCTGTTCACGGCACGGGCATTCGAGGATGGCATCTCCCAGTTCCGGGAAGATCTCATG CGCCAGGTAGAGGCGATCAAGGTGAAGTTCCGCAAGGACAACGAGCAGGCATCCCGTGACGAGTGCCAGGCTGCTCTCAAGAAGCTCTTCCAAGGCATGAAGGAACGAATCAGTGGTGGTGTCTACATTGCGTCAGGGGGTTACCAGCTGTTCAAAGAAGACCAGCAGGCACTGGTGGAGAAGTatcagcagctgcctggcaaGGGGGTGATG GCTGATGCTGTCCTGCAGGAGTTCCTCCAAAGCACAGACCTTCTGGCCAAGTTCATCCTCAAAATAGACCACTTCCTGacctggaaggagaaggagatgaaaa GTGAGCGAGACCGGCATGAGAGAGCtgagcaggagagagggaacTGGTGCAACAACAAGATTTTTCTATCTATAGCGTTAAATGTGACATTGGCCGTATTATTGCGTAAAATCCCTGTACTACTAAAGTAA
- the NDUFB7 gene encoding NADH dehydrogenase [ubiquinone] 1 beta subcomplex subunit 7: MGAHLVRRYAGGAETEPDPLQMPSFPADLGLPNRAPRVMVATAQQLAGARVPLEQRDFCAHHLLRLLRCQRDAFPVPWDCRHLRHAWDACQHRDYVMRMKEFERERRLLQRQKRIRQREVAAATSE; this comes from the exons ATGGGCGCTCACCTGGTGCGGCGCTACGCGGGGGGCGCGGAGACGGAGCCGGACCCGCTGCAGATGCCGTCCTTCCCCGCCGACCTGGGGCTGCCGAACCGCGCCCCACGCG TGATGGTGGCCACGGCGCAGCAGCTGGCGGGGGCCCGGGTGCCGCTGGAGCAGCGGGATTTCTGCGCCCACCATCTGCTGCGGCTGCTGCGCTGCCAGCGCGACGCCTTCCCCGTGCCCTGGGACTGCCGCCACCTGCGCCACGCCTGGGACGCGTGCCAGCACCGCGA CTACGTGATGCGCATGAAGGAGTTCGAGCGCGAGCGGCGGCTGCTCCAGCGCCAGAAGCGGATCCGGCAGCGGGAGGTGGCAGCTGCCACCAGCGAGTGA